One genomic window of Geodermatophilus sp. DSM 44513 includes the following:
- a CDS encoding DUF6343 family protein — MSDARRRRSREEYARGLPDHHDPTAGIGGAAPARSALTLRLVLAAFGLVFCLGAGLLWLAADLPVWPAVVILALAAVAAVDLVVVARRKARGEPG; from the coding sequence GTGAGTGACGCCCGTCGACGGCGCAGCCGCGAGGAGTACGCGCGCGGCCTGCCCGACCACCACGACCCGACGGCCGGCATCGGTGGTGCCGCACCGGCCCGGTCGGCGCTGACCCTCCGCCTGGTGCTGGCCGCCTTCGGGCTGGTGTTCTGCCTGGGCGCCGGCCTGCTGTGGCTGGCCGCGGACCTGCCGGTCTGGCCGGCGGTGGTGATCCTGGCGCTGGCCGCGGTGGCCGCCGTCGACCTGGTGGTCGTGGCCCGGCGCAAGGCGCGGGGCGAGCCCGGCTAG
- a CDS encoding FAD-dependent oxidoreductase yields MTRTAVARTPDTGHAVVVGAGMAGLLAAAVLADHVDRVTVVERDRLPDGAQPRRGVPQGWQVHALLARGLVGLERVFPGFGQDLQDAGAVPVRLPGDVLVLGRAGWIDRRAPGWLSLSASRPLIEATVRRRLLELPGVSIVDGCRVTALRACDDGRAVRGVVLRGDGGAATVDADLVVDASGRGTRTPTWLAGLGGPVPERTTVDARITYASRFYRTPDGSTADWKGLIIFGDRADNPRTGYLYPVEGGRWVVGLIGARGVHAAADHAGFTAYARSLRSPVLAEAIATAEPVSDVHLHRGTSNRRWHYERLRRWPERLVVLGDAACAFDPVYGQGMSSAVVAAELLDASLRSRRNRGDLGGLGGRFQRQLARRLAEPWLFAVGEDLRFPGTTGGRTGPLRRTLHRYQDRLEVAATYDPVVTDVYVRALGMLERPTALLRPHLVLAAARSRPSRGEGPPGPVPVARAAGTRSA; encoded by the coding sequence ATGACCCGGACAGCTGTCGCACGCACACCGGACACGGGTCACGCGGTCGTCGTCGGCGCCGGCATGGCCGGCCTGCTGGCCGCCGCCGTGCTGGCGGACCACGTCGACCGGGTGACCGTCGTCGAGCGCGACCGGCTGCCGGACGGCGCGCAGCCCCGCCGGGGGGTGCCCCAGGGGTGGCAGGTGCACGCCCTGCTCGCCCGCGGCCTGGTGGGCCTGGAGCGGGTCTTCCCCGGTTTCGGGCAGGACCTGCAGGACGCCGGCGCCGTCCCGGTCCGCCTCCCGGGGGACGTGCTCGTCCTCGGCCGGGCCGGGTGGATCGACCGGCGCGCACCCGGGTGGCTGTCGCTGTCGGCCAGCCGGCCGCTCATCGAGGCGACGGTGCGCCGGCGGCTGCTGGAGCTGCCCGGGGTGAGCATCGTGGACGGCTGCAGGGTCACCGCGCTCCGCGCCTGCGACGACGGCCGGGCGGTCCGCGGGGTGGTGCTGCGCGGGGACGGCGGCGCGGCCACCGTCGACGCCGACCTGGTCGTCGACGCCTCCGGCCGGGGGACGCGGACCCCGACCTGGCTGGCCGGGCTCGGGGGTCCGGTGCCAGAGCGGACGACGGTGGACGCCCGCATCACCTACGCCAGCCGCTTCTACCGCACCCCCGACGGCTCCACCGCCGACTGGAAGGGGTTGATCATCTTCGGTGACCGCGCGGACAACCCACGGACCGGCTACCTCTACCCGGTCGAGGGCGGCCGGTGGGTCGTGGGGCTCATCGGCGCCCGCGGGGTGCACGCGGCGGCCGACCACGCCGGCTTCACCGCCTACGCGCGCAGCCTGCGGTCCCCGGTCCTCGCCGAGGCCATCGCCACCGCGGAGCCGGTCAGCGACGTGCACCTGCACCGCGGCACGAGCAACCGGCGGTGGCACTACGAGCGCCTGCGCCGCTGGCCCGAGCGCCTGGTGGTGCTCGGCGACGCGGCCTGTGCGTTCGACCCGGTGTACGGCCAGGGCATGAGCAGCGCCGTCGTCGCGGCCGAGCTCCTGGACGCGTCCCTGCGCAGCCGGCGGAACCGGGGCGACCTGGGCGGTCTGGGCGGTCGCTTCCAGCGGCAGCTGGCGCGTCGGCTGGCGGAGCCGTGGCTGTTCGCCGTCGGCGAGGACCTGCGGTTCCCCGGCACCACCGGCGGCCGCACCGGACCGCTGCGGCGCACCCTGCACCGGTACCAGGACCGACTGGAGGTGGCCGCCACGTACGACCCGGTGGTCACCGACGTCTACGTCCGGGCGCTCGGCATGCTCGAGCGGCCCACGGCGCTGCTCCGCCCGCACCTCGTCCTGGCCGCCGCCCGGAGCCGGCCGAGCCGCGGGGAGGGTCCGCCCGGCCCGGTGCCGGTGGCCCGTGCTGCTGGTACGAGATCCGCCTGA
- a CDS encoding carboxymuconolactone decarboxylase family protein, translating into MSVPRVPETDGEGPTAELLRARRGGQLSALDRLLLHSPPVAEGWNALLGALRRGTTLAADLRELVVLRVAVLNDAVFEWAAHEPIARRAGLADPQLRALRRPGAVGEPVWTPVQAAVLAFTDASTREVAVPEAVFAGVRAHLDDRQVVELTALVGGYAMVSRFLVALQVPPPPGEVAG; encoded by the coding sequence GTGAGCGTGCCCCGGGTCCCCGAGACCGACGGCGAGGGCCCGACCGCGGAGTTGCTGCGGGCCCGCCGCGGCGGGCAGCTGTCCGCGCTGGACCGGCTGCTGCTGCACAGCCCGCCGGTCGCCGAGGGCTGGAACGCGCTGCTCGGTGCGCTGCGCAGGGGGACGACGCTGGCCGCGGACCTGCGCGAGCTCGTCGTCCTGCGGGTCGCCGTCCTCAACGACGCGGTGTTCGAGTGGGCCGCGCACGAGCCGATCGCCCGTCGCGCCGGGCTGGCCGACCCGCAGCTGCGGGCGCTGCGCCGTCCCGGCGCGGTAGGCGAACCGGTGTGGACGCCGGTGCAGGCCGCCGTGCTCGCCTTCACCGACGCCTCCACGCGCGAGGTCGCCGTCCCGGAGGCGGTGTTCGCCGGCGTCCGGGCGCACCTGGACGACCGGCAGGTCGTCGAGCTGACCGCGCTCGTGGGCGGGTACGCCATGGTGTCCCGGTTCCTCGTCGCGCTGCAGGTGCCGCCGCCGCCCGGGGAGGTCGCCGGGTAG
- the prfB gene encoding peptide chain release factor 2, whose product MAADFSVVLDELNTTLASIEAVLDVDRMRREVAELEQQAAAPDLWDDVEAAQALTSKLSYLQGDLRRVEELRSRLDDVGLLHEMAAEEGDEATTAEAERELAALRTVIDELEVRTLLSGEYDSREALVTIRSEAGGVDAADFAEMLMRMYLRWAERHRYPVETYDVSYAEEAGIKSATFAVKHPYAYGTLSVEQGTHRLVRISPFDNQGRRQTSFAGVEVLPVVEQTDHVDIPENEIRIDVFRSSGPGGQSVNTTDSAVRITHLPTGIVVSCQNEKSQIQNRAAAMRVLQARLLARRQEEQRAEMDALKGEGGSSWGNQMRSYVLHPYQMVKDLRTEQETGNTTAVLDGDIDGFIEAGIRWRRQQE is encoded by the coding sequence GTGGCCGCTGACTTCTCCGTCGTGCTCGACGAGCTGAACACCACCCTGGCCTCGATCGAAGCGGTCCTGGACGTGGACCGGATGCGCCGCGAGGTCGCCGAGCTGGAGCAGCAGGCCGCCGCGCCCGACCTGTGGGACGACGTCGAGGCCGCCCAGGCGCTCACCTCCAAGCTGTCCTACCTGCAGGGCGACCTGCGCCGGGTCGAGGAGCTGCGCAGCCGCCTGGACGACGTCGGGCTGCTGCACGAGATGGCCGCCGAGGAGGGCGACGAGGCCACCACCGCCGAGGCCGAGCGGGAGCTGGCGGCGCTGCGCACGGTCATCGACGAGCTCGAGGTGCGCACTCTGCTGTCCGGGGAGTACGACTCCCGCGAGGCGCTGGTGACCATCCGGTCGGAGGCCGGTGGCGTCGACGCCGCCGACTTCGCCGAGATGCTCATGCGGATGTACCTGCGCTGGGCCGAGCGGCACAGGTACCCGGTGGAGACCTACGACGTCAGCTACGCGGAGGAGGCCGGCATCAAGTCCGCGACCTTCGCGGTCAAGCACCCCTATGCCTACGGCACGCTGTCGGTCGAGCAGGGCACCCACCGGCTGGTGCGCATCTCGCCGTTCGACAACCAGGGACGCCGGCAGACCTCCTTCGCCGGTGTCGAGGTGCTGCCGGTCGTCGAGCAGACCGACCACGTCGACATCCCGGAGAACGAGATCCGGATCGACGTCTTCCGCTCCAGCGGTCCCGGCGGGCAGAGCGTGAACACCACCGACTCCGCCGTCCGGATCACCCACCTGCCCACCGGCATCGTGGTGTCCTGCCAGAACGAGAAGAGCCAGATCCAGAACCGGGCGGCGGCCATGCGGGTGCTGCAGGCGCGGCTGCTGGCCCGGCGGCAGGAGGAGCAGCGCGCGGAGATGGACGCGCTCAAGGGCGAGGGCGGCAGCAGCTGGGGCAACCAGATGCGCTCCTACGTGCTGCACCCCTACCAGATGGTCAAGGACCTGCGCACCGAGCAGGAGACCGGCAACACGACCGCCGTCCTCGACGGCGACATCGACGGCTTCATCGAGGCCGGGATCCGGTGGCGCCGGCAGCAGGAGTAG
- the smpB gene encoding SsrA-binding protein SmpB: MPREQGRKFIAQNKKARHDYSILDTFEVGLVLTGTEVKSLRAGRASLVDGFATVDGGEVWLQHVHIPEYTEGTWTNHAPRRKRKVLMHRAEIDKLIGKTKEGGLTLVPLDLYFKDGKVKATLALAKGKKSYDKRHDLAERDARREIQKVFGRYVKGRR, encoded by the coding sequence ATGCCGCGGGAGCAGGGGCGCAAGTTCATCGCCCAGAACAAGAAGGCGCGGCACGACTACTCGATCCTCGACACCTTCGAGGTGGGCCTGGTGCTCACCGGCACCGAGGTGAAGAGCCTGCGGGCCGGCCGCGCCTCCCTCGTCGACGGGTTCGCCACGGTCGACGGCGGCGAGGTGTGGCTGCAGCACGTGCACATCCCCGAGTACACCGAGGGCACCTGGACCAACCACGCCCCGCGCCGCAAGCGCAAGGTGCTCATGCACCGCGCCGAGATCGACAAGCTCATCGGCAAGACCAAGGAGGGCGGCCTGACCCTCGTGCCGCTCGACCTGTACTTCAAGGACGGCAAGGTCAAGGCCACCCTGGCGCTGGCCAAGGGCAAGAAGTCCTACGACAAGCGGCACGACCTCGCCGAGCGCGACGCGCGGCGGGAGATCCAGAAGGTCTTCGGGCGGTACGTGAAGGGACGGCGGTAG
- the ftsE gene encoding cell division ATP-binding protein FtsE: protein MIELQHVTKLYPASSRPALDDVSTEIDKGEFVFLIGSSGSGKSTFLRLLLKEDDPTRGTVVVNGKTLNTMSKWQVPKLRRTIGCVFQDFRLLRNRTVAQNVAFALEVINKPQRTIKRVVPEVLEMVGLEGKGARLPGELSGGEQQRVAIARAFVNRPLVLLADEPTGNLDPDTSEGIMLLLERINRTGTTVVMATHDYHIVDSMRRRVIELNGGALTRDQSRGVYGVGR, encoded by the coding sequence GTGATCGAACTGCAACACGTCACCAAGCTCTACCCGGCGAGCTCGCGGCCGGCCCTCGACGACGTGTCCACGGAGATCGACAAGGGTGAGTTCGTCTTCCTGATCGGCTCGTCCGGCTCGGGCAAGTCCACCTTCCTGCGGCTGCTGCTCAAGGAGGACGACCCGACCCGCGGCACCGTGGTCGTCAACGGCAAGACGCTCAACACGATGAGCAAGTGGCAGGTGCCCAAGCTGCGGCGCACCATCGGCTGCGTCTTCCAGGACTTCCGCCTGCTGCGCAACCGCACCGTCGCCCAGAACGTGGCGTTCGCCCTCGAGGTCATCAACAAGCCGCAGCGCACGATCAAGCGGGTCGTCCCCGAGGTGCTGGAGATGGTCGGCCTGGAGGGCAAGGGCGCCCGGCTGCCCGGCGAGCTCTCCGGTGGCGAGCAGCAGCGGGTGGCCATCGCCCGCGCGTTCGTCAACCGCCCGCTGGTGCTGCTTGCCGACGAGCCCACCGGGAACCTCGACCCGGACACCAGCGAGGGCATCATGCTGCTGCTGGAGCGGATCAACCGCACCGGCACGACCGTGGTGATGGCCACGCACGACTACCACATCGTCGACTCGATGCGCCGCCGCGTGATTGAGCTCAACGGGGGCGCGCTCACCCGCGACCAGTCGCGCGGCGTCTACGGGGTCGGCCGCTGA
- a CDS encoding VOC family protein, producing the protein MIPGIRLTAAVLGTPDPRGLARFYQRLLGWPIRDDEPEWATLRPADGSTGLSFQLEREHVPPVWPPEPGTQQMQTHLDLQVEDLAAAGAAAEEAGARLLGAHTEPHEEVRVYADPAGHPFCLFVRVGAGPSRQEQPDA; encoded by the coding sequence GTGATCCCCGGCATCCGGCTGACTGCCGCTGTCCTCGGCACGCCGGACCCGCGCGGCCTGGCCCGCTTCTACCAGCGGCTGCTCGGCTGGCCGATCCGCGACGACGAGCCGGAGTGGGCGACCCTGCGCCCGGCGGACGGCAGCACCGGCCTGTCCTTCCAACTGGAGCGCGAGCACGTCCCCCCGGTGTGGCCTCCCGAGCCGGGCACCCAGCAGATGCAGACCCACCTCGACCTACAGGTCGAGGACCTGGCCGCGGCCGGCGCGGCCGCCGAGGAGGCCGGTGCCCGGCTCCTGGGCGCCCACACCGAGCCGCACGAGGAGGTGCGGGTCTACGCCGACCCCGCCGGGCACCCGTTCTGCCTGTTCGTCCGGGTGGGCGCGGGACCGTCGCGGCAGGAGCAGCCGGACGCCTGA
- the ftsX gene encoding permease-like cell division protein FtsX, with translation MRVNFVLSEVATGLRRNLTMTVAMVLTTAISLGLMGTGLLIAGMISDMKEIYYDKVQVSVFLADDVTDEQRSAIEQQLAGSPEVAGYIYESKDEAYARFQQQFSQQPELVQNTPADALPESFRVELVNPERYAVVAAEFPNGQNGVDQVRDEGDFLDRLFSLLNGARNATIAVAVVQALAALLLISNTIQLAAFNRRNETSIMRLVGASRWYTQLPFILEAALAGLIGALLAIGGLVVTKLLFVDKTLAGPIRAGIIPPVDWGAIAVISPVIAAAGVGLAGIAAYVTLRLYVRL, from the coding sequence ATGCGCGTCAACTTCGTCCTCTCCGAGGTGGCCACCGGGCTGCGTCGCAACCTGACCATGACGGTCGCGATGGTCCTGACCACCGCCATCTCCCTCGGCCTCATGGGCACCGGCCTGCTGATCGCCGGGATGATCTCCGACATGAAGGAGATCTACTACGACAAGGTGCAGGTCTCCGTCTTCCTGGCCGACGACGTCACCGACGAGCAGCGCTCGGCCATCGAGCAGCAGCTGGCCGGCTCACCGGAGGTGGCCGGCTACATCTACGAGTCCAAGGACGAGGCCTACGCCCGGTTCCAGCAGCAGTTCAGCCAGCAGCCGGAGCTGGTGCAGAACACCCCGGCCGACGCGCTGCCGGAGAGCTTCCGCGTCGAGCTGGTCAACCCCGAGCGCTACGCGGTCGTCGCCGCGGAGTTCCCGAACGGGCAGAACGGCGTGGACCAGGTGCGCGACGAGGGGGACTTCCTCGACCGGCTGTTCAGCCTGCTCAACGGCGCCCGCAACGCCACGATCGCCGTCGCCGTCGTCCAGGCGCTCGCCGCCCTGCTGCTGATCTCCAACACCATCCAGCTGGCCGCCTTCAACCGGCGCAACGAGACCAGCATCATGCGGCTGGTCGGCGCCTCCCGCTGGTACACCCAGCTGCCGTTCATCCTCGAGGCCGCGCTGGCCGGCCTGATCGGCGCGCTGCTGGCCATCGGCGGGCTGGTGGTGACCAAGCTGCTGTTCGTGGACAAGACCCTGGCCGGGCCGATCCGCGCCGGCATCATCCCGCCGGTCGACTGGGGGGCCATCGCCGTCATCAGCCCGGTCATCGCCGCCGCCGGCGTGGGCCTGGCCGGCATCGCCGCCTACGTCACCCTGCGGCTGTACGTGAGGCTCTGA
- a CDS encoding SCO6745 family protein, with protein MVSADQPAPDVARAHRAVEPLHNQVYFSPEQDEYLTAIGLRPGRMCYFAGRAAAMGAVGPGAVVATFANFAPSLVARHVPRAWTLATPEQVLAARLDGARASLTRLLGGAEAAAAPEVAELAGLLREACGVLTAEGRPLYAGHADQPWPEEPVLSLWHGATLLREHRGDGHVAGLVRAGLTGLESLVTHTLTGRGFTAAAARATRGWSEEEWDAACAALTGRGLVADGGLTDEGRRLRAEVEAGTDALSATPWLHLGPERTARAVELGRALSARLVANGAYPAGMFSGR; from the coding sequence ATGGTCAGCGCCGATCAGCCGGCTCCCGACGTCGCCCGCGCGCACCGCGCCGTCGAGCCGCTGCACAACCAGGTCTACTTCTCCCCCGAGCAGGACGAGTACCTCACCGCGATCGGGCTGCGGCCGGGCCGGATGTGCTACTTCGCCGGGCGGGCCGCGGCGATGGGCGCGGTCGGGCCCGGCGCGGTGGTGGCGACGTTCGCCAACTTCGCCCCCTCGCTGGTGGCCCGCCACGTGCCGCGCGCCTGGACCCTCGCCACCCCCGAGCAGGTGCTCGCCGCCCGGCTCGACGGCGCCCGCGCCTCGCTCACCCGGCTGCTCGGCGGAGCAGAGGCGGCCGCCGCGCCGGAGGTGGCCGAGCTCGCCGGGCTGCTGCGCGAGGCGTGCGGCGTGCTCACCGCCGAGGGCCGCCCGCTGTACGCCGGGCACGCCGACCAGCCCTGGCCCGAGGAGCCGGTGCTGTCGCTGTGGCACGGCGCCACGCTGCTGCGCGAACACCGCGGCGACGGGCACGTGGCCGGGCTGGTGCGGGCCGGGCTGACCGGCCTGGAGTCGCTGGTCACCCACACCCTCACCGGCCGCGGGTTCACCGCCGCCGCGGCGCGGGCCACCCGCGGCTGGAGCGAGGAGGAGTGGGACGCCGCGTGCGCCGCTCTCACCGGGCGCGGCCTGGTCGCCGACGGCGGGCTGACCGACGAGGGCCGCCGGCTGCGGGCCGAGGTGGAGGCCGGCACCGACGCGCTGTCGGCGACGCCGTGGCTGCACCTCGGGCCCGAGCGCACCGCCCGGGCGGTGGAGCTGGGCAGGGCGCTGTCGGCCCGGCTGGTCGCCAACGGCGCCTACCCCGCCGGCATGTTCAGCGGCCGGTGA
- a CDS encoding protein-tyrosine phosphatase family protein: protein MSWTGPGVVTLPSGVRVRGRRLGTPGSPADRAVVLGRGPLPPWPARRVRWPDFWVPPDRDDVLAALTEALEQARAGDQVEVACRGGVGRTGTALAALAVLDGVPAADALRWVRREYAPRAVETPWQRRWLRTLHR, encoded by the coding sequence GTGAGCTGGACCGGTCCGGGCGTCGTCACGCTGCCCTCCGGCGTCCGGGTCCGCGGCCGCCGGCTCGGCACGCCCGGCTCCCCGGCCGACCGGGCGGTCGTCCTCGGGCGCGGTCCGCTGCCGCCGTGGCCCGCGCGCCGGGTCCGCTGGCCGGACTTCTGGGTGCCGCCGGACCGGGACGACGTCCTGGCCGCGCTGACCGAGGCGCTGGAGCAGGCCCGGGCGGGGGACCAGGTGGAGGTCGCCTGCCGCGGCGGGGTCGGGCGCACCGGCACCGCGCTGGCCGCGCTGGCCGTCCTCGACGGCGTCCCGGCCGCCGACGCTCTCCGGTGGGTGCGCCGCGAGTACGCCCCGCGCGCGGTGGAGACGCCCTGGCAGCGCCGGTGGCTCCGCACGCTGCACCGGTAG
- a CDS encoding N-acetyltransferase — MDGLPADLTARPLTADDVHAAAELLAAAEPADDTGEHLDADDVTEWWVNDLVDLPRDGRAVCTADGTLVAWALVFSLGGAREDHRIALDGRVHPGRRVEGVGRALLAWQLQRAAEVHHRVHPDLPARLTVAVPPGMASLGSLARRAGFTAERWYADMERPLTGLPDVPAVPGVELVPYSRDRDDEVRRAHNAAFADHHGSAERDPASWATWYTGQRAFRPELSVLALVDGAVAGYVLAYVYDADTRATGLQQAHLGQLGVLRAARGRGIASAGILTALHAAAAAGCDTAGLQVDTENPTGAFGLYRRLGFAEIRTRAQWACTRPPVR, encoded by the coding sequence GTGGACGGACTGCCGGCGGACCTCACCGCCCGCCCGCTGACCGCCGACGACGTCCACGCGGCGGCCGAGCTGCTGGCCGCCGCCGAGCCGGCCGACGACACCGGCGAGCACCTGGACGCCGACGACGTCACCGAGTGGTGGGTCAACGACCTGGTCGACCTGCCGCGCGACGGCCGGGCGGTGTGCACGGCCGACGGCACCCTCGTCGCCTGGGCGCTGGTGTTCTCCCTGGGCGGGGCGCGCGAGGACCACCGCATCGCGCTGGACGGCCGCGTGCACCCCGGCCGGCGCGTGGAGGGGGTCGGGCGGGCGCTGCTGGCCTGGCAGCTGCAGCGTGCCGCGGAGGTCCACCACCGCGTCCACCCCGACCTGCCCGCGCGGCTGACCGTCGCGGTGCCGCCGGGGATGGCGTCGCTGGGGTCGCTGGCGCGCCGGGCCGGGTTCACCGCCGAGCGCTGGTACGCCGACATGGAGCGGCCGCTGACCGGGCTGCCCGACGTCCCGGCCGTGCCGGGCGTCGAGCTGGTGCCCTACAGCCGCGACCGGGACGACGAGGTGCGGCGGGCGCACAACGCGGCCTTCGCCGACCACCACGGCTCCGCCGAGCGCGACCCGGCGTCCTGGGCGACCTGGTACACCGGCCAGCGCGCGTTCCGCCCCGAGCTCTCCGTGCTCGCCCTGGTCGACGGGGCGGTGGCCGGCTACGTGCTCGCCTACGTCTACGACGCCGACACCCGCGCCACCGGCCTGCAGCAGGCCCACCTCGGGCAGCTCGGCGTGCTGCGCGCCGCCCGCGGGCGGGGCATCGCCTCCGCCGGGATCCTCACCGCCCTGCACGCCGCCGCGGCCGCCGGCTGCGACACCGCCGGCCTGCAGGTCGACACCGAGAACCCGACCGGGGCGTTCGGGCTGTACCGGCGGCTGGGCTTCGCGGAGATCCGCACCCGCGCCCAGTGGGCGTGCACCCGCCCGCCGGTGCGGTGA
- a CDS encoding NADP-dependent oxidoreductase: protein MAYEEFGGPEVLTLRTDLPDPPVGPDTVLVRVHAAGVNPVDGKIRDGALAGAFPHHFPIVPGWDVAGVVEAAGPAVTAFAAGDEVCGYVRRDDVQWGTTAELVPAPQRCLAHKPASLSFAEAAGLPLAGLTAYQALTEALEVGEGDRVLVHRAAGGVGFSAVQIAVALGAHVIGTASPRNHGFLRDAGVAEVFDYAAGPLSRQLSEPVDAVLDLVGGDTLADAPEQVRDRARIASVVDPAVNGMGGRYVFVRPEHEHLEELGRMADAGQLRVPVARAFPLEQVREAQELVAGGHVRGKVVVTLL, encoded by the coding sequence GTGGCCTATGAGGAGTTCGGGGGCCCGGAGGTCCTGACCCTGCGCACGGACCTGCCCGACCCGCCGGTCGGCCCGGACACCGTGCTGGTCCGGGTGCACGCCGCCGGGGTCAACCCGGTCGACGGGAAGATCCGCGACGGCGCGCTGGCCGGCGCGTTCCCGCACCACTTCCCGATCGTGCCCGGCTGGGACGTCGCCGGGGTGGTGGAGGCCGCCGGCCCGGCAGTCACCGCCTTCGCCGCCGGCGACGAGGTGTGCGGCTACGTGCGCCGCGACGACGTCCAGTGGGGGACGACGGCGGAGCTGGTGCCCGCGCCGCAGCGCTGCCTGGCGCACAAGCCCGCGTCGCTGTCCTTCGCCGAGGCGGCCGGGTTGCCGCTGGCCGGGCTGACCGCCTACCAGGCGCTCACCGAGGCGCTCGAGGTCGGCGAGGGCGACCGGGTGCTGGTGCACCGGGCCGCCGGCGGGGTGGGCTTCTCCGCCGTGCAGATCGCCGTCGCGCTCGGCGCGCACGTCATCGGCACCGCCAGCCCGCGCAACCACGGCTTCCTGCGCGACGCCGGGGTGGCCGAGGTGTTCGACTACGCCGCCGGGCCGCTCAGCCGGCAGCTGTCCGAGCCGGTGGACGCCGTCCTGGACCTGGTCGGCGGCGACACCCTGGCCGACGCGCCGGAGCAGGTCCGCGACCGTGCCCGGATCGCCTCCGTCGTCGACCCGGCGGTCAACGGGATGGGCGGCCGGTACGTGTTCGTCCGCCCCGAGCACGAGCACCTCGAGGAGCTGGGCCGGATGGCCGACGCCGGGCAGCTGCGGGTGCCGGTCGCCCGTGCCTTCCCGCTGGAGCAGGTGCGCGAGGCGCAGGAGCTCGTGGCCGGCGGGCACGTGCGCGGCAAGGTCGTCGTCACCCTGCTGTGA
- a CDS encoding amidohydrolase family protein has protein sequence MTGRRIEPPADDADVPRYWRALGLPGLVDVHVHFLPPRVQEKVWAYFAAGEQNYGAAWPVHYPLPEEQRVAVLDRLGVRAFPTLPYPHKPGMAGWLNEWSAAFAAAHPQVLRSATFYPEPEAPAHVEAALAAGVRVFKVHVQVGRFDPRDALLAPVWARLEEAGTPVVIHCGSGPLRGEHTGPVPMTGLLERHPRLQLVIAHLGMPEYADFLDLAGRYERVHLDTTMFATDFVERLMPFDPALRPRLTALRDKVLLGSDFPSIPYPYAHQLAALDRLDLGEEWLRAVLWHNGARLFGVAA, from the coding sequence GTGACGGGACGACGGATCGAGCCGCCGGCCGACGACGCCGACGTCCCCCGGTACTGGCGCGCCCTCGGCCTGCCCGGGCTGGTCGACGTGCACGTGCACTTCCTGCCGCCGCGGGTGCAGGAGAAGGTGTGGGCGTACTTCGCCGCCGGTGAGCAGAACTACGGCGCGGCCTGGCCCGTGCACTACCCGCTGCCGGAGGAGCAGCGGGTCGCGGTGCTCGACCGGCTCGGCGTCCGGGCGTTCCCGACGCTGCCCTACCCGCACAAGCCGGGCATGGCCGGCTGGCTCAACGAGTGGTCGGCCGCGTTCGCCGCCGCGCACCCGCAGGTGCTGCGGTCGGCCACCTTCTACCCCGAGCCGGAGGCGCCGGCCCACGTCGAGGCGGCCCTGGCGGCGGGGGTGCGGGTGTTCAAGGTGCACGTGCAGGTCGGCCGGTTCGACCCGCGCGACGCGCTGCTCGCCCCGGTGTGGGCGCGGCTGGAGGAGGCCGGCACCCCGGTGGTCATCCACTGCGGCTCCGGACCGCTGCGCGGGGAGCACACCGGACCGGTGCCGATGACCGGGCTGCTGGAGCGCCACCCCCGGCTGCAGCTGGTCATCGCCCACCTCGGCATGCCCGAGTACGCGGACTTCCTCGACCTGGCCGGGCGGTACGAGCGGGTGCACCTGGACACCACCATGTTCGCCACCGACTTCGTCGAGCGGCTGATGCCCTTCGACCCGGCGCTGCGGCCGCGGCTGACCGCGCTGCGGGACAAGGTGCTGCTCGGCAGCGACTTCCCGTCCATCCCCTACCCCTACGCCCACCAGCTGGCCGCGCTGGACCGGCTGGACCTGGGGGAGGAGTGGCTGCGCGCGGTGCTGTGGCACAACGGCGCCCGGCTGTTCGGGGTGGCGGCGTGA